From Loxodonta africana isolate mLoxAfr1 chromosome 2, mLoxAfr1.hap2, whole genome shotgun sequence, the proteins below share one genomic window:
- the INSYN2B gene encoding protein INSYN2B gives MAQQNMEVRPVLLKRNSLESVELVKQPHHRRSKSQQVRFKEDGTSKNPSGLAEGDVQTSEGSVVMGKTQASRHHQLSTYSLSFPRSEKVGGFRNIAIQTSPSLRKHFPVFKRKKLTASKSLVEMPTATQSAIQVNGNLSKQDIVSSDLTYLRLAQHLEDGPRRVKLSHPFLPRVSKVQSNGPVSICLEAGTWGASEKATAAIQVPDDIYHSPSWEARGVTFSPDKLAETSNSIHPVVEMYPGDGRNGLTSDSQRPLSCLNATSGASHMPGTGKFQPELLLPKDNPDDKDLGPLSSQSKERCVSSPPRTHSSPLLGTHSQPAHPGRTSDCLSSGNYHQDLISPKANSESRSARTCQEEMAKNSMQSNTLDFPNCLGSNPTPSSLPTNETKPPTNQEMSEMNQIHLARGELCDLQGRLQSVEESLHSNQEKIKVLLNVIQDLEKARALTEGRNFYRTGQDLNNCSTCQNTACIIYSVEYDFRQQEGRFHDVLQSLEEAEPVEEASPPPKSPVEPPVPEKQDLRRKPKKVKKKCFWWI, from the exons ATGGCCCAGCAAAATATGGAAGTGAGGCCTGTGCTCCTAAAGCGAAACAGCCTAGAGTCAGTGGAGCTTGTAAAACAACCTCACCACCGCAGGAGCAAATCCCAGCAGGTACGGTTCAAGGAAGATGGGACCAGTAAGAATCCAAGTGGCCTAGCTGAGGGTGATGTCCAAACTTCTGAAGGCTCGGTTGTGATGGGGAAGACTCAAGCATCCAGGCACCATCAACTCTCTACCTACTCACTCTCCTTCCCCAGGTCCGAGAAGGTGGGGGGCTTTCGGAACATTGCAATCCAAACCTCCCCCAGTCTCAGGAAGCATTTCCCAGTTTTCAAAAGGAAGAAACTCACAGCCAGCAAGTCCCTGGTGGAAATGCCAACAGCAACCCAAAGTGCCATCCAGGTCAACGGCAACCTCTCCAAACAAGACATTGTGTCTTCTGACCTCACCTATTTAAGGCTGGCTCAGCATCTTGAGGATGGGCCTCGAAGGGTCAAGTTGTCCCACCCATTTCTCCCAAGAGTGTCCAAGGTGCAAAGCAATGGGCCTGTTAGCATCTGTTTGGAAGCAGGGACCTGGGGGGCCTCAGAGAAAGCAACAGCTGCCATTCAGGTCCCAGATGATATTTATCACAGTCCTTCCTGGGAAGCTAGAGGGGTCACTTTCAGCCCAGACAAGTTGGCTGAGACCAGTAATTCCATACACCCTGTGGTCGAAATGTATCCAGGTGATGGGAGAAATGGGCTGACATCAGATTCACAAAGACCCCTCTCCTGCTTAAATGCCACCAGCGGTGCCAGTCACATGCCAGGCACAGGTAAATTTCAACCCGAATTGCTCTTGCCCAAAGACAACCCTGATGATAAAGACCTTGGCCCACTATCATCTCAGTCCAAGGAAAGGTGTGTCTCCTCTCCTCCACGGACTCACAGCTCCCCCTTGCTGGGCACCCACAGCCAGCCAGCCCACCCAGGAAGAACTTCAGACTGTCTCTCATCGGGTAACTATCACCAGGATCTGATATCACCAAAAGCTAACAGTGAGTCAAGATCTGCACGCACGTGTCAAGAGGAGATGGCGAAGAATTCCATGCAGTCAAACACCCTGGACTTCCCAAACTGTTTAGGAAGTAATCCCaccccatcctcccttccaacgAATGAAACAAAACCTCCAACCAACCAAGAGATGAGTGAAATGAATCAAATTCACCTGGCCCGGGGGGAACTCTGCGACCTCCAAGGCAGGCTGCAATCTGTGGAGGAATCCCTGCACTCAAACCAAGAGAAAATTAAAGTCCTGTTGAATGTAATTCAAGACTTGGAAAAAGCTAGAGCTCTCACAGAAGG GCGCAACTTCTATCGAACTGGCCAAGATCTCAACAATTGCAGTACCTGCCAGAACACGGCGTGCATCATATACAG TGTAGAGTATGATTTCCGGCAGCAGGAAGGCAGGTTCCATGATGTTCTACAGAGTCTGGAGGAAGCGGAACCTGTTGAAGAGGCCTCTCCCCCACCAAAGTCCCCAGTAGAACCCCCAGTTCCAGAGAAACAGGACTTGAGGCGGAAACCCAAGAAGGTGAAGAAAAAGTGCTTCTGGTGGATCTGA